In Halopelagius longus, the following proteins share a genomic window:
- a CDS encoding DEAD/DEAH box helicase, with amino-acid sequence MQNGPSAQGMDAFTFLGDTVRDALSKRGFTTPTEPQRRAIPPLASGKNALVIAPTGTGKTETAMLPVLNAIVESPDENREGLSALYITPLRALNRDMRERLEWWGEELDVEIDVRHGDTTQYQRQKQANDPPDVLVTTPETLQAMLTGKKLRKALSDVRHVVVDEVHELASAKRGAQLTIGLERLRELAGPFQRIGLSATVGSPEEVGRFLTGDRSFEVVEVDVASKVDFTVVHPEVTREDETLSGELATDAEIASHVRVVRDLVEEHESTLVFVNTRQTAEALGSRVKKLGAPIEVHHGSLSKDVRIDVEDRFKAGELDALVCTSSMELGIDVGRVDHVVQYGSPREVSRLLQRVGRAGHRRDEVSRGTIVTSDPDDTLEALAIARRAEAGEVEPAHIHHGSLDTVANQIVGIVMDTGEASARKAYELVTSAYPFRDLSEEKFREIVRELQSNRLLWVDEEKDLLEKSGGTWQYFYANLSMIPDEETYDVHDMSSRRQIGTLDERFVVNFAEPGASFIQRGEMWRINDIDDDEARVNVTPIEDPAGEVPSWTGSEIPVPESVAGEVGEIREIAARQFEAGADRSAVARDVLTRYPTDEYTLSEALKPIERQVEAGHPIPTADRLVLEGQARRVVLNSCHGHRVNETLGRLLAALVGQRTGSSVGIEVDPYRVSFEVPPKVSVHEFVEVFEATDPDHVEGLLELALKHSDSLKFTLAQVAAKFGALKRYRGNKRFGADRLVAALEETPVYDEAVREVFHVDLAVPETTALLRRIGEGEVELTTARERTPIGIDGSSSGRDFLVPENADASVIEAIKERIQNDRVILLCLHCKDWKRKTKVRRVPEEPECPECGATRIACLNPWDEETVKAVRATEKDDEQERLTRRAYRSASLVQSHGKQAVVALAARGVGPQNAARIIAKLREDEADFYRDILQQERQYARTQSFWD; translated from the coding sequence ATGCAAAACGGGCCGTCCGCGCAGGGTATGGACGCGTTCACGTTCTTGGGCGACACCGTCCGCGACGCGCTATCGAAGCGAGGATTCACCACGCCCACGGAGCCGCAGCGTCGGGCGATTCCGCCCCTCGCTTCGGGGAAGAACGCGCTCGTCATCGCCCCCACCGGAACCGGGAAGACGGAGACGGCGATGCTCCCCGTCCTGAACGCCATTGTCGAATCCCCCGACGAGAACCGGGAGGGACTGTCGGCGCTGTACATCACGCCGCTTCGCGCCCTGAACCGCGACATGCGGGAGCGACTGGAGTGGTGGGGCGAGGAGTTGGACGTGGAGATAGACGTCCGCCACGGCGACACCACCCAGTACCAACGGCAGAAGCAGGCGAACGACCCGCCGGACGTGTTGGTGACGACGCCGGAGACGCTACAGGCGATGCTGACCGGGAAGAAACTCCGGAAGGCGCTCTCGGACGTTCGACACGTCGTCGTCGACGAGGTGCACGAACTCGCCTCGGCCAAGCGCGGCGCGCAGTTGACTATCGGCCTCGAACGCCTGCGGGAACTCGCCGGACCGTTCCAGCGAATCGGCCTCTCGGCCACCGTCGGGTCGCCCGAGGAGGTGGGGCGGTTCCTCACCGGCGACCGGTCCTTCGAGGTGGTCGAGGTGGACGTCGCGAGCAAGGTGGACTTCACCGTCGTCCACCCGGAGGTGACCCGCGAGGACGAGACGCTGTCGGGCGAACTCGCCACCGACGCCGAGATAGCGAGCCACGTCCGCGTCGTCCGCGATTTGGTGGAAGAGCACGAATCGACGCTCGTGTTCGTCAACACCCGACAGACAGCCGAAGCGCTCGGGTCGCGGGTGAAGAAACTCGGCGCGCCCATCGAAGTCCACCACGGGTCGCTCTCGAAGGACGTGCGAATCGACGTGGAGGACCGGTTCAAGGCGGGCGAACTCGACGCCCTCGTCTGCACGTCGTCGATGGAACTCGGCATCGACGTGGGGCGGGTGGACCACGTCGTCCAGTACGGCAGTCCGCGCGAGGTGTCGCGCCTCCTGCAACGCGTCGGCCGGGCGGGGCACCGCCGCGACGAGGTGTCCCGCGGCACCATCGTCACCTCGGACCCGGACGACACCCTCGAAGCCCTCGCCATCGCCCGCCGCGCCGAGGCCGGAGAGGTCGAACCCGCGCACATCCACCACGGCAGTCTCGACACCGTCGCCAACCAAATCGTCGGCATCGTCATGGACACGGGCGAGGCGTCCGCGCGGAAGGCGTACGAACTCGTCACCTCGGCCTACCCGTTCCGAGATTTGAGCGAGGAGAAGTTCCGCGAAATCGTCCGCGAACTCCAGAGCAACCGCCTCCTGTGGGTGGACGAGGAGAAGGACCTCTTGGAGAAGTCCGGCGGGACGTGGCAGTACTTCTACGCCAACCTGTCGATGATACCCGACGAGGAGACGTACGACGTCCACGACATGTCCTCGCGGCGGCAGATAGGCACCCTCGACGAGCGATTCGTCGTCAACTTCGCGGAACCCGGGGCGTCGTTCATCCAACGCGGCGAGATGTGGCGCATCAACGACATCGACGACGACGAGGCGCGGGTGAACGTCACGCCCATCGAGGACCCCGCCGGCGAGGTGCCGTCGTGGACCGGGTCGGAGATTCCGGTCCCCGAATCCGTCGCCGGCGAAGTCGGCGAGATACGCGAGATAGCGGCACGGCAGTTCGAGGCGGGAGCCGACCGGTCGGCCGTCGCCCGGGACGTACTGACGCGCTACCCGACCGACGAGTACACCCTCTCGGAGGCGCTGAAGCCGATAGAGCGGCAGGTGGAGGCGGGCCACCCCATCCCGACGGCCGACCGCCTCGTCCTCGAAGGCCAAGCGCGGCGCGTCGTCCTCAACTCCTGTCACGGCCACCGCGTGAACGAGACGCTCGGCCGACTGCTCGCGGCCCTCGTCGGCCAGCGAACCGGGTCGTCGGTCGGTATCGAGGTGGACCCCTACCGCGTCTCCTTCGAGGTGCCGCCGAAGGTGTCCGTCCACGAGTTCGTCGAGGTGTTCGAGGCGACGGACCCCGACCACGTCGAGGGACTGCTGGAACTCGCCTTGAAGCACTCCGACTCGCTGAAGTTCACCCTCGCGCAGGTGGCCGCGAAGTTCGGCGCGCTGAAGCGCTACCGGGGGAACAAGCGCTTCGGCGCGGACCGACTCGTCGCCGCCCTCGAAGAGACGCCCGTCTACGACGAGGCGGTCCGGGAGGTGTTCCACGTCGATTTGGCCGTCCCGGAGACGACGGCCCTCCTCCGCCGAATCGGCGAGGGGGAGGTGGAACTCACCACCGCCCGCGAACGCACGCCCATCGGAATCGACGGGAGTTCGAGCGGACGCGACTTCCTCGTGCCCGAGAACGCCGACGCGAGCGTCATCGAGGCCATCAAGGAGCGAATCCAGAACGACCGGGTCATCCTGCTGTGTCTCCACTGTAAAGACTGGAAGCGGAAGACGAAGGTGCGGCGCGTCCCCGAGGAACCCGAGTGCCCGGAGTGCGGCGCGACGCGCATCGCCTGCCTCAACCCCTGGGACGAGGAGACGGTGAAAGCCGTCCGCGCGACGGAGAAAGACGACGAACAGGAGCGACTGACCCGACGCGCGTATCGCTCCGCCAGCCTCGTCCAGAGTCACGGCAAGCAGGCGGTCGTCGCCTTGGCCGCCCGCGGCGTCGGCCCGCAGAACGCCGCCCGAATCATCGCCAAACTCCGCGAGGACGAGGCCGACTTCTACCGCGACATCCTCCAACAGGAGCGTCAGTACGCGCGGACGCAGTCGTTCTGGGACTGA
- a CDS encoding DUF7510 family protein, whose product MTASPDEGEGDDDEESVTFTVNIEDGTTEITMRGDRDTAVIVRSESGERIYLPPEDFRRGARERDDSPHQSASSDSPYQSAQSDSPYQSVSSDSPYQSAESDSPYQSADSDSPYQPARQTLPSEGLVPTSDGYRIRHPEPVTDVRVLR is encoded by the coding sequence ATGACAGCGTCACCCGACGAGGGCGAGGGCGACGACGACGAGGAGTCCGTCACGTTCACCGTCAACATCGAGGACGGGACGACGGAGATAACGATGCGCGGCGACAGGGACACCGCGGTCATCGTCCGTTCGGAGTCCGGCGAGCGAATCTACCTGCCGCCGGAGGACTTCCGACGGGGCGCGCGCGAACGCGACGACAGTCCCCACCAGTCGGCGAGTTCGGACAGCCCGTACCAGTCGGCGCAGTCGGACAGCCCCTACCAATCGGTGAGTTCCGACAGCCCCTATCAGTCCGCGGAGTCCGACAGCCCGTACCAGTCTGCGGACTCGGACAGTCCGTACCAACCCGCGCGGCAGACTCTCCCCAGCGAGGGCCTCGTTCCGACTTCGGACGGCTACCGCATCCGCCACCCCGAACCCGTGACGGACGTTCGCGTCCTGCGGTGA
- a CDS encoding Single-stranded DNA binding protein, producing MDVDDHAEELASTLGVDKAEVKSDLQNLLEYSVPIDEAKQSIRRKHGGGDGGGSSPASKDVADITTEDGNVTVTVRVLTVGRRSIRYQGEEQTIREGELADETGKISYTAWEDFGFEAGDSVTVGNAGVREWDGEPELNLGSSSTVAVETTPVETPYEVGGETDLVDVRAGDRGRTVEVRVLESEERTIDGRNGETLIRSGVVADETGRLPFTDWGARSDLREGADLRFEDVYAREFRGVPQVNLSEFTTVTPLGRDVEVNESAPRMKIGEAVGSGGMFDVEVTGNLLEVRDGSGLIERCPDCGRVLQNGQCRSHGDVEGEDDMRVKAILDDGTGTVTVVLDRELTETLYGGTMEEAMEQAREAMDKEVVADDIRDAVVGREFRVRGNLSVDDYGANLEATEFEETDEDPADRAAALREEVGA from the coding sequence ATGGACGTAGACGACCATGCCGAGGAACTCGCCTCCACCCTCGGCGTAGACAAAGCGGAGGTCAAATCCGACCTACAGAACCTGTTAGAGTACAGCGTCCCGATAGACGAGGCGAAACAGAGCATCCGGCGCAAGCACGGCGGCGGCGACGGCGGCGGGAGTTCGCCCGCCTCGAAGGACGTGGCGGACATCACCACCGAGGACGGCAACGTCACCGTCACCGTGCGCGTGTTGACCGTCGGCCGACGCTCGATTCGCTATCAGGGCGAAGAACAGACCATCCGAGAGGGCGAACTCGCGGACGAGACGGGGAAGATATCCTACACCGCGTGGGAGGACTTCGGCTTCGAAGCCGGCGACTCCGTCACCGTCGGCAACGCCGGCGTCCGCGAGTGGGACGGCGAACCGGAACTGAACCTCGGTTCCAGTTCCACCGTCGCCGTCGAGACGACGCCCGTCGAGACGCCGTACGAGGTGGGCGGCGAAACCGACCTCGTGGACGTCCGCGCGGGCGACCGCGGCCGGACCGTGGAGGTTCGCGTCCTCGAATCCGAGGAACGGACCATCGACGGCCGCAACGGCGAGACGCTCATCCGGTCGGGCGTCGTGGCAGACGAGACGGGCCGCCTCCCCTTCACCGACTGGGGCGCGCGCTCGGACCTGCGGGAGGGCGCGGACCTGCGGTTCGAGGACGTGTACGCCCGCGAGTTCCGCGGCGTCCCCCAAGTCAACCTCTCGGAGTTCACCACCGTCACGCCGTTGGGCCGCGACGTCGAAGTCAACGAGTCGGCCCCGCGGATGAAAATCGGCGAGGCCGTCGGGTCCGGCGGGATGTTCGACGTGGAGGTGACCGGTAACCTGCTGGAAGTCCGCGACGGGTCCGGCCTCATCGAACGCTGTCCCGACTGCGGGCGCGTCCTCCAGAACGGCCAGTGTCGCTCCCACGGCGACGTCGAGGGCGAGGACGACATGCGCGTGAAGGCCATCCTCGACGACGGCACCGGCACCGTCACCGTCGTCTTAGACCGAGAGTTGACCGAGACGCTGTACGGCGGCACGATGGAAGAGGCGATGGAACAGGCCCGCGAGGCGATGGACAAGGAAGTCGTCGCCGACGACATCCGCGACGCCGTCGTCGGGCGGGAGTTCCGCGTCCGCGGCAACCTCTCGGTGGACGACTACGGCGCGAACCTCGAAGCCACCGAGTTCGAGGAGACGGACGAGGACCCCGCAGACCGTGCGGCCGCCCTCCGCGAGGAGGTGGGCGCATGA
- a CDS encoding DUF7508 domain-containing protein yields the protein MSLRKRWRPLTRSTVGETPDAYGVVEFGDESGEVLEATAGLLPDVLREELSYGSAAKVRWKRAQSSDHAERLLDDL from the coding sequence ATGTCGCTCCGAAAGCGCTGGCGACCGCTGACGCGTTCGACGGTCGGCGAGACGCCCGACGCCTACGGCGTCGTCGAGTTCGGCGACGAGTCCGGGGAGGTACTGGAAGCGACGGCCGGACTCCTCCCGGACGTCCTCAGGGAGGAACTCTCCTACGGGTCGGCCGCGAAAGTCCGCTGGAAGCGCGCCCAGTCGTCGGACCACGCGGAACGACTGCTCGACGACCTGTAG
- a CDS encoding metallophosphoesterase produces the protein MASARRTGPLVEPVSGEPAAVADIGGDRALVVADYHAGIEAGLRYERGVELDSNADVRRARIESLLDRTDPDRLVVLGDLGHRIGDPKGDEEGELAGFAEAVTDRVPVTLVRGNHDGGIEERLAPEYADRFAVTDGAGVRLGDVGFVHGHRWPAREVLEAEVVCSAHEHPAVRLEDSVGGGRKERAWLRGPLRPEPFAENLGIDVSELDWKSPELVVFPAFNDRSGGTWVNVEGQGFLSPFLPDAFLSADAYLLDGTRLGAYDSF, from the coding sequence ATGGCATCCGCGCGTCGCACCGGCCCGTTGGTCGAACCCGTCTCCGGCGAACCCGCGGCCGTCGCCGATATCGGCGGCGACCGCGCACTCGTCGTCGCGGACTACCACGCCGGCATCGAGGCGGGCCTCCGGTACGAACGCGGCGTCGAACTCGACAGCAACGCCGACGTTCGGCGCGCCCGAATCGAGTCGCTCCTCGACCGGACGGACCCCGACAGACTCGTCGTCCTCGGCGACTTGGGGCACCGCATCGGCGACCCGAAGGGCGACGAGGAGGGCGAACTCGCCGGGTTCGCCGAGGCGGTGACCGACCGCGTCCCCGTCACCCTCGTCCGCGGCAACCACGACGGCGGCATCGAGGAGCGACTGGCCCCCGAGTACGCCGACCGGTTCGCCGTCACCGACGGGGCGGGCGTCCGCCTCGGCGACGTGGGGTTCGTCCACGGCCACCGGTGGCCCGCGCGGGAGGTGCTGGAGGCCGAGGTGGTCTGCTCGGCGCACGAACACCCCGCCGTCAGACTCGAAGATTCGGTCGGCGGCGGGCGCAAGGAACGCGCGTGGTTGCGCGGCCCCCTCCGGCCCGAACCGTTCGCCGAGAACCTCGGAATCGACGTCTCGGAACTCGACTGGAAGTCGCCCGAACTCGTCGTCTTCCCGGCGTTCAACGACCGGTCGGGCGGAACGTGGGTCAACGTCGAGGGGCAGGGCTTCCTCTCGCCGTTCCTCCCCGACGCTTTCCTGTCGGCGGACGCGTACCTCCTCGACGGGACGCGCCTCGGGGCGTACGACTCGTTCTGA
- a CDS encoding DUF7128 family protein, with amino-acid sequence MVSTTERDDMTWYQCDGCGLLFDTKQEAEQHEGNCDTESPSYLQ; translated from the coding sequence ATGGTATCTACGACCGAACGAGACGATATGACGTGGTACCAGTGCGACGGGTGCGGGTTGCTGTTCGACACGAAGCAGGAGGCGGAACAACACGAGGGCAACTGCGACACGGAGAGTCCGTCGTACCTCCAGTAA
- a CDS encoding CDC48 family AAA ATPase, translated as MTDEEGLTLTVRGAEKRDAGRGIARLPEATRRKLGVLSGDTVIVEGSRETVAKVWPAGSTVPEGVVLIDADTRANAGAKIDESVRVSKVDVEDARSVTLAMPDDVAFENEDRAVDLIKTSLQDRPIQAGGQIHFERLSGDPFVVSETNPDGMVRITQSTRLELVRRGRVERVVASVGSATEEEQPSTGVTYEDIGGLDEELDLVREMIELPLSEPEVFAHLGIDPPKGVLLHGPPGTGKTLIAKAVANEVDATFLTISGPEIMSKYKGESEEKLRERFEEARENAPAIVFFDEIDSIAGKREDGGDVENRIVGQLLSLMDGLDARGDVIVIGATNRVDTLDPALRRGGRFDREIEIGVPNERGRREILDVHTRRMPLAENVDLERLAARTHGFVGADLESLAKEAAMTALRRSRRAETADAPESLTELEVTAADFESAMASVEPSAMREFVAESPTTTFDEVGGLEEAKGTLERAVTWPLTYAPLFDAANTDAPSGVLLHGPPGTGKTLLARAIAGESGVNFIHVRGPELLDRYVGESEKSVREVFERARQAAPAIIFFDEIDAIATNRDSMGGDSGVTERVVSQLLTELDRLADNPNLVVLAATNRKDALDPALLRPGRLESHVEVPAPDAEARRAILGVHTREKPVAEEVDLDELAGRMEGYSGADVAAVCREAAMRAIEEVASAYEGEAANDHADEVRIRREHFDAALDSVRPSGPAA; from the coding sequence ATGACCGACGAGGAGGGCCTGACGCTGACCGTCCGCGGCGCGGAGAAACGGGACGCCGGGCGAGGAATCGCCCGCCTTCCGGAGGCGACGCGTCGTAAACTCGGCGTCCTCAGCGGCGACACCGTTATCGTCGAGGGGTCGCGCGAGACGGTGGCGAAGGTGTGGCCCGCCGGCAGCACCGTCCCCGAGGGCGTCGTCCTCATCGACGCCGACACGCGGGCCAACGCCGGCGCGAAGATAGACGAGTCCGTCCGCGTCTCGAAGGTGGACGTCGAGGACGCGCGGTCCGTCACGCTGGCGATGCCCGACGACGTGGCCTTCGAAAACGAGGACCGGGCGGTCGACCTCATCAAGACCAGCCTGCAGGACCGCCCGATACAGGCGGGCGGTCAGATTCACTTCGAACGGCTCAGCGGGGACCCGTTCGTCGTCTCGGAGACGAACCCCGACGGGATGGTCCGGATCACCCAATCGACGAGGCTCGAACTCGTCAGGCGGGGGCGCGTCGAACGCGTCGTCGCCTCCGTCGGGTCCGCTACCGAGGAGGAACAGCCGTCGACGGGCGTGACGTACGAGGACATCGGCGGACTGGACGAGGAACTGGACCTCGTGCGGGAGATGATAGAACTGCCCCTCTCGGAACCGGAGGTGTTCGCCCACCTCGGCATCGACCCGCCGAAGGGCGTCCTGCTTCACGGTCCGCCGGGGACGGGGAAGACGCTCATCGCCAAGGCCGTCGCGAACGAGGTTGACGCCACCTTCCTCACCATCTCCGGCCCGGAGATAATGTCGAAGTACAAGGGCGAGTCCGAGGAGAAACTGCGCGAACGCTTCGAGGAGGCCAGAGAGAACGCCCCGGCCATCGTCTTCTTCGACGAGATAGACTCCATCGCCGGAAAGCGAGAGGACGGCGGCGATGTGGAGAACCGCATCGTCGGCCAACTCCTCTCTTTGATGGACGGGTTGGACGCCCGCGGCGACGTCATCGTCATCGGCGCGACGAACCGCGTCGACACGCTCGACCCGGCCCTGCGCCGCGGCGGGCGGTTCGACCGCGAGATAGAGATAGGCGTGCCGAACGAACGCGGCCGACGGGAGATTCTCGACGTCCACACCCGCCGGATGCCCCTCGCGGAGAACGTCGATTTAGAGCGGCTCGCCGCCCGGACCCACGGGTTCGTCGGCGCGGACCTCGAATCGCTGGCGAAGGAGGCGGCGATGACCGCCCTGCGACGCTCTCGGCGCGCGGAGACGGCCGACGCCCCGGAGTCTTTGACCGAGTTGGAGGTGACGGCCGCCGACTTCGAGTCCGCGATGGCGTCGGTCGAACCCTCGGCGATGCGGGAGTTCGTCGCCGAGTCGCCGACGACGACGTTCGACGAGGTGGGCGGACTGGAGGAGGCGAAGGGAACGCTCGAACGCGCCGTGACGTGGCCGCTGACGTACGCGCCGTTGTTCGATGCGGCGAACACGGACGCGCCCTCTGGCGTGCTTCTCCACGGCCCGCCGGGAACCGGGAAGACCCTGCTGGCGCGCGCTATCGCGGGCGAGAGCGGCGTCAACTTCATCCACGTCCGCGGCCCCGAACTTCTGGACCGCTACGTCGGCGAGTCCGAGAAGTCCGTCCGCGAGGTGTTCGAACGGGCGCGACAGGCCGCCCCGGCCATCATCTTCTTCGACGAGATAGACGCCATCGCGACGAACCGCGACTCGATGGGCGGCGACTCCGGCGTCACCGAACGCGTCGTCTCCCAACTGTTGACCGAACTCGACCGACTGGCGGACAACCCGAACCTCGTCGTCCTCGCGGCGACGAACCGCAAGGACGCGTTGGACCCCGCGCTCCTGCGGCCGGGCCGCCTCGAATCGCACGTCGAAGTCCCCGCTCCCGACGCGGAGGCGCGGCGCGCCATCCTCGGCGTCCACACCCGCGAGAAACCCGTCGCAGAGGAGGTTGACCTCGACGAACTGGCGGGGCGGATGGAAGGCTACTCCGGCGCGGACGTGGCGGCGGTGTGCCGCGAGGCGGCGATGCGCGCGATCGAGGAGGTGGCCTCGGCCTACGAGGGCGAGGCGGCGAACGACCACGCCGACGAGGTACGCATCCGGCGGGAGCACTTCGACGCCGCCCTCGACTCGGTTCGACCGTCGGGGCCGGCGGCGTAA
- a CDS encoding glycosyltransferase family 4 protein has protein sequence MLGWGFPPNVSGGLDTHVGELFDGLQARGTDIELVLPAEYAPEDREGIVGVPTGDGDIITRIGRLSSTFAERAEDADIVHTHDWFGYGPGSRANSNDDADVEWVTTFHSLSSDRNIDPPKREKETERRVVDRCDHLLAVSELLANKVDEEYGRKPEVIYNGFSTVETTGRDLKEELGIDGHMVFFVGRHTDQKGIAHLVYALDRLRRDDVTLVMGGSGHLTDQLKRFAELLGVEDRIEWVGYVPEEELGDYYASADLFVSPSLSEPFGITIVEALSVGTRVVATESGAAEVLPDDCVIEVDPDSRSIAEGIEYGLSLEGPPEYEPLTWDEVVDQTVEFYERIA, from the coding sequence ATGCTCGGATGGGGGTTCCCTCCGAACGTGAGTGGCGGACTCGACACCCACGTCGGAGAGTTGTTCGACGGTCTGCAGGCGAGAGGAACCGACATCGAGTTGGTGCTCCCCGCCGAGTACGCGCCGGAGGACCGCGAGGGAATCGTCGGCGTTCCGACCGGCGACGGCGACATCATCACCCGCATCGGCCGTCTCAGTTCGACCTTCGCCGAACGCGCCGAGGACGCGGACATCGTCCACACCCACGACTGGTTCGGCTACGGCCCGGGTTCGCGCGCGAACTCCAACGACGACGCCGACGTGGAGTGGGTGACGACGTTTCACTCGCTGTCGTCGGACCGGAACATCGACCCGCCGAAACGGGAGAAGGAGACCGAACGGCGCGTCGTGGACCGCTGTGACCACCTACTCGCGGTGAGCGAACTCCTCGCGAACAAGGTCGACGAGGAGTACGGGCGGAAGCCGGAGGTCATCTACAACGGCTTCTCCACCGTCGAGACGACCGGACGCGACCTGAAGGAGGAACTCGGCATCGACGGTCACATGGTGTTCTTCGTGGGGCGACACACGGACCAGAAGGGAATCGCCCACCTCGTCTACGCCCTCGACAGACTCCGCCGCGACGACGTGACCCTCGTGATGGGCGGGTCCGGCCACCTCACGGACCAACTGAAGCGGTTCGCGGAACTGCTGGGCGTCGAAGACCGGATAGAGTGGGTGGGCTACGTCCCCGAGGAGGAACTCGGCGACTACTACGCCTCGGCGGACCTGTTCGTCTCGCCCTCCCTGTCGGAACCGTTCGGCATCACCATCGTCGAAGCCCTCTCCGTGGGGACGCGCGTCGTCGCCACCGAGAGCGGTGCCGCGGAGGTGCTACCGGACGACTGCGTCATCGAGGTGGACCCCGACTCCCGGTCCATCGCCGAGGGCATCGAGTACGGCCTCTCGTTGGAGGGGCCGCCGGAGTACGAACCGCTGACGTGGGACGAAGTGGTGGACCAGACCGTCGAGTTCTACGAGCGAATCGCCTGA
- a CDS encoding class I SAM-dependent methyltransferase produces MPDDALGAAMLDYLRGDYDGSCVHYDPERGETWDANVESFYFAPSEVWSASLRSLVDGLRTPVLDVGCGAGNHALVVQNRGTVVGFDASPKAVRAARERGVEHAFVADMFRMPVASDRFETAFVNGTQATLASSRAELVSVLDALARVTTATGEAVVDSYDPADADRSHGHRPTDEAGVGRRTFRVEYRGRGLVGPRLDFRTFSPGELRAACAQTAWTVGEVAYDGDAGYYRARLQK; encoded by the coding sequence ATGCCGGACGACGCACTCGGCGCGGCGATGTTGGACTACCTCCGCGGCGACTACGACGGGTCCTGCGTCCACTACGACCCCGAGAGGGGGGAGACGTGGGACGCGAACGTCGAGTCGTTCTACTTCGCGCCGTCCGAGGTGTGGTCGGCGTCGCTTCGGTCACTCGTAGACGGCCTCCGGACGCCCGTCCTCGACGTGGGGTGCGGCGCGGGGAACCACGCGCTCGTCGTTCAAAATCGGGGGACCGTGGTCGGGTTCGACGCGAGTCCGAAGGCGGTTCGTGCGGCGCGCGAACGCGGCGTCGAGCACGCGTTCGTCGCGGATATGTTCCGGATGCCGGTCGCGTCCGACCGCTTCGAGACGGCGTTCGTCAACGGGACGCAGGCGACGCTTGCGTCCTCGCGGGCGGAACTGGTCTCCGTTCTGGACGCACTCGCCCGCGTGACGACGGCGACTGGCGAGGCGGTCGTAGACTCGTACGACCCCGCCGACGCCGACCGGTCGCACGGGCACCGGCCGACCGACGAGGCGGGCGTCGGCCGCCGAACCTTCCGCGTCGAGTACCGCGGGCGCGGACTCGTCGGGCCGCGACTCGACTTTCGGACGTTCTCGCCGGGCGAACTCCGCGCGGCGTGCGCGCAGACGGCGTGGACCGTCGGCGAGGTGGCGTACGACGGCGACGCGGGGTACTACCGGGCACGACTGCAGAAGTGA
- a CDS encoding AI-2E family transporter, with the protein MTRLPSDRSRIAWWGLTATLALFLVFAVYQFIGTVALAIFVYYGTRPVFHRLRPYLASDEHAASATVFLLAVPVFALLAYFVLIGLSEVGAVAAQYEQVLGPFVDVDALRSNPVETVRSAVQSSGGGTGEEALTAAMETLGAATTAVMHLFFALLVAYYLLREGRNVDGWFRSEVADEDSAGYAYATAVDTDLETVYFSTTLLVFVVGILSGVIYNGYNLVAPQAVSIPLPTAFALATGLATLIPLVVGKVVYVPLVGYLAFSAVQTDGSLLVYPAVLLVVAFIFLDFVPLTFVLPKLAGRSTHTGLVLFGYIGGPMLFGWYGLFLGPLIVVLSVQVVRLVFSELIHGQPVTPHVTAARSIGSDPPSNDD; encoded by the coding sequence ATGACCCGTCTGCCATCGGACCGTTCGCGCATCGCGTGGTGGGGACTGACGGCGACGCTCGCGCTGTTTCTCGTCTTCGCGGTGTACCAGTTCATCGGCACCGTCGCCCTCGCGATATTCGTCTACTACGGGACGCGCCCCGTGTTTCACCGCCTCCGACCGTACCTCGCGTCTGACGAACACGCCGCGTCGGCGACGGTGTTCCTCCTCGCGGTTCCGGTCTTCGCACTCCTCGCGTACTTCGTTCTGATCGGTCTCAGCGAAGTCGGTGCCGTCGCCGCGCAGTACGAGCAAGTTCTCGGACCGTTCGTCGACGTGGACGCGTTGCGGTCGAACCCGGTCGAGACGGTACGTTCGGCGGTTCAGAGTTCCGGCGGCGGAACCGGCGAGGAAGCGCTCACGGCCGCGATGGAGACGCTCGGCGCGGCGACGACGGCGGTGATGCACCTGTTCTTCGCGCTTCTCGTCGCCTACTATCTCCTCCGGGAGGGGCGGAACGTCGACGGGTGGTTCCGCTCGGAGGTGGCCGACGAGGACTCCGCGGGGTACGCCTACGCCACCGCCGTCGACACCGACCTCGAAACCGTCTACTTCAGCACCACCCTGCTCGTGTTCGTCGTCGGCATCCTCTCGGGTGTCATCTACAACGGCTACAACCTCGTCGCGCCGCAGGCCGTCTCGATACCTCTGCCGACGGCGTTCGCCCTCGCGACCGGTCTGGCGACGCTGATTCCGCTGGTCGTCGGAAAAGTCGTCTACGTCCCGTTGGTCGGCTACCTCGCGTTCTCCGCCGTCCAAACCGACGGGTCGTTGCTCGTCTACCCGGCCGTGCTGTTGGTCGTCGCGTTCATCTTCCTCGATTTCGTTCCGCTGACGTTCGTCCTCCCGAAACTGGCCGGTCGGAGCACCCACACCGGCTTGGTCCTGTTCGGCTACATCGGCGGGCCGATGCTGTTCGGGTGGTACGGACTGTTCCTCGGCCCACTCATCGTCGTCCTCTCGGTCCAAGTCGTCCGCCTCGTGTTCAGCGAGTTGATTCACGGACAACCGGTCACGCCGCACGTCACCGCCGCGCGGTCTATCGGGTCGGACCCGCCGTCGAACGACGACTGA